The DNA window CCCAATATCTGCTTAAACTTAAGCACGGCAAACACAATTGGGCTTTAACTAACCCAATCATCCTGGGAGCCATCTGCATTCCGTATGCAAACTGCTAAAACCGAAGGCAAACTCTCGGTCCGCCGGCACAAATGTATCACTTTGCAATTTAAACAATAATGTTGTGGTGTGGTCAGTTcggcgtgtgtgtgtctgtgtaaTGCATCTGTGTTGCCCGCCAGTTCGGTTGCatcccatccacatccacgtcaTCATCGCATCATGGCATCATGGCATCATGGCATCATGGCATCATCCTGCTCATCAACGCGACGCCCTCCTCCGACCACAGATTTGTGTGGGCGGATTGGCCTGGCACTGACCTCTGTGTTGGGTGATACTGATGTGTATGTGCCACTGAGAAAAATGCCCTGAATTATTAGTTTAAAACGCAGGATTGATGTAGAACATAAAATGGTGTGGTGTTCCAAACTGGCTAGCTgtagaaaaacttttttctaTATCATCTTTTAATCTAACGAACAATACTTGCACTTCGTAATTTATAATAAGATTCCTTAACATTCTATTTTCCTGTGCATATGCGTAATCGGTTAGGGTATTGCCAGCAAATTGGCTACCACATGCAGCGCGGtttgcatatgcaaatatgtGTGTGCAACTGCcacaagagcaacaacaacgaaagcATCGCGAACCCGTTCAACTGCTTTTGGGCCAACTTGAGCATCCTTCTGCCGGTGCCGCCGCTTATCACTTATCGTAATCTTGTAATTACGTGTGTTCCACAAATGTTAATTGCGAAAGGGAAACATTGATAGGCTAAGGGCATTCCCAGCTGGTTCTCCTCCATCTCGATATCTCGATTCCCTCGCACTTCGGCCAGCACTCTTTTGCTTTGCAGTTTAAACGAGTTGTTCACATGGCAAATCGTTAATTTAACgattgtgtttatttttcgaGGGATTCTTTAATAGCACATAAAACCATCCAGAACTTAGACGACTGTTTCATCGGGGCTCTCCTCATTCGTGTCTCTCGGCTCACGAAGATTCACTAAGTGCAAGCCCACAATCAACAggaaatatatttccataaCTTGGGGGGAAAATAATTGATAGTAAATCGCGTATGCTTGACCATTATCTTACCCAATATGGGAATAAAAACCAAGGCCAATGTAATGTGATCGCTGTAGGCAAAGACTAGAGACAGGATAACAACTAAGTAGACGAGGATGAAAATGATTGCTTTCAACAACCAAATCCCTATGGTTATTACTCCAGACTAAAAACTATGAGTAAGAAAGGAACCAAGCTTATGAGATCAACTACTTACATTCACGCTCATGAGCAGTCCGATATCCGTCAAAAGGTCGATCCCCAGGACCAGCAAAACCTGAATGCGATTCTTCATCATGGTGACAGTGATAAGATCATGGACCTCGTCTCCGCTGCGGTCTTCAAAATACCAATGTCTAACTGAAgagaaattaatgaaaattcATTGTGCTCAACACAAGGCAAGGAAATGCATTTACAAATTGGCCCTGGGAAATAGAAGATAGTCAGGTGATAGAACAGGCGAAGTAAATCCATTATGACATAGGAGGTTCCTATCACAACTACTCCCGTGGTGATCGAGTAGCGACATAAGAATTTGTTTATCAGAGCCATGATAGAAACAGCTACTGACTTGAATTTTCTCCTACATGTTGTCAGTTTTAGAAAAGCCATCATGTGCTCTGTGCTATGTGGGGAATAGCTGCTTGTGAGGTACATAGGTGCGAATAAAATGTTACGACCATAATTTACCCAACAAGTTGCCAATTTAAGGGCCCAAAACATGTCAGCAAGTAATTAAGTTTCTATACCAATTTGCATATCTGCAGGCGCGCAGGCAACCCTGTTTTGCCGTGTCTCTGTGCCTGTATGCgtgcgtatctgtgtgtatgGGCCACTTAACATAGCCGTTGGCTTTGGGCAACTAACGAACTGAACGagaaactgaaataaaaacaaggGGACTCGACTCCGGAAACATTTAGGGATGGTGCGATGCACATGCCACATCCCAGTCACTTGCAACTGAAGTCACAGTTTCCAAATGCGAACTTCTGTGCCAGACAAATGTACACAGGGCACAGAATTATAAATAAGCCACCAATATAATCTTGTAAAGTgcttaaaaatttttaatttattttggatgaattaaattgtattatattgtattttaaagtGATCCGCGTTGGCCATTGGTACTCTGAATAAACGATACTTTCTGATTTGCTTGAGTCGCCCATCACTAGATGGTATCTTGGCCGTGTCTCCCTTGCTAACAAGCTCCCCCATCCCCTCCCGCTGCTCCGGGCCACCTTCCTCGGCCGTAGTGATTGGTGGGGTTCCTCGGGATGTGTCGTTGCTGCCTCCGCCGGTTGAAAATGTCTGGGCGTTCGTGCGTTGCCTGCAACGCAGCAGAGCAGCGCATAAACATGCACATCGTTAAGAGACGAGACCGGGCTCAGACCAAACCAGGCCCAAAATCATGGCCCAAACCCTTTTGGGGCTCCAGTCCGCAGTCCCCTGTCCCCTGTACCCTTTCCCCCCCCTTTCCCCTGCTTCCCCCGCCCTCTTGGCCACTTGCGACTCGTTTCCAAGCCGGTCATTTAGAGGCCAGGCCCAGCATGCCTTCCACCACATATATCCATCCGTACAATCAACAAACCTGGCCAGAAatgtttttcctctttttcttctgctttataccttgttttttttttttggttctttttaagttttatttttttggtttggcttgtTTTGGCCTTTTGACTGCTCTTTGTTTTCGTGTAATTGTTCTGACTGCCGTTCTTGTTTACGTTTCATTGGCTCCCGagtttccttctttttttttttttttttttttttttgggcgaaaGATCTCTGCACTCCATATGGTGAAGTCTCGGGTTTCGTTATCTAATATTGCTGGGAGGAAACATTAATTCGCAGCTCGTTGCGAAGGCAGATCCTTCGTCTTCATAGTCCAAGAGCAGTCTACCCGTTCGACGAATTGCTAATTTATTTCACTCTTGTACCTCGGAACACGCTTCCTATCTAGACGACAAGGGGgtaaaaaaaaccaatttaaagtttatttatggcttttattattttataccCTCTATATTTGGCATTTTTCCTGTTGCTCTTTTTTTCTGCTCTTTGCAGCTGCCTTCGACTGGCGTTTGTCAATTTTTAACCTGTTGTGCATACTAATTTGTCGAGCGCTGGCTTTTTTATATCGTATTTGATTTTCCCTGGAGAGGGTCACTTCTCCATAATTTAAGTGACACTTTGGATGATTTGTTGCCCAGGCGAAAACGCCTTGGTTGattcttaattaatttttgtcgATCGATAAATTAAGACTGcctaaataaatttattttctgttctgcattttttttaaagatcCTTTAACTTTGCCAATCAAAACTTTGTAGACTGGCGGCCAGAGAAAAAAATTCGATGGCTAACGCATAAATTAAACTACGATTCCGAATTCCAGCAATCTCCGGGATACATCAACATCATTAGTTATAGGTCGAAAACCCAACAGAAACCAGAAAACcacaaaaactaatttatcACACAGATGGTTCATGCTTAGTTTTAATGGTTTTTGATGGACAAAAGGAAAGAGTTCGATAACGTCAAGCCAAAACACGACCAATACGGCTGGCAAAAGAATGGAATTGGAATCCCCACGTTTTTGGTGGGGAAAATTCGAATGGGCTTCTCGTTCAGACGAATGCcataaaataatgtaaattGTTTATCAAGCCGTTGCCATAAATTCATATAAAACTGCAGTGCGAAATTTAACTGCAACACGCCAACGCAACGAAAATGAGCAGACACTTAAAGTAAACATAAAGATAAATGTAAACAggcactgcaagaaaaatCTGTATATGAAATGGGTATGAAGATTCGAGTCCCGTTTGCATCATATTACAACCTCTTGAGTTCTTTATAAAAGTAGAAAGCGAATCTTACATTTAACTATAATTTAACTTGGTCAAGCTAAGATGATTCAATTAGAAGTTTggatttattataattttaaatacatatttttagttgCCAACAGTTTTTGTCCAGTGTAGTCGAACTCATTTGTGTGTGTCGTTTGTTGGGAAAAGAGTTCCTGAGCGCAGCACAAACAAATCATTGAAACCACTGCTGCCAGTGCGTGCGTTTAAATCTATCAATAGGCCCATTTGTAATTGTTGCAGTGGGCAGGCGATTCCGGTTTGGGGCCAATGGCATGTCATTAGGCATCGGTATCGGTATCTGAATTGGAGTTCGAATTGGAATCGTAGGTCCAAAGGGTTATTGCAGGGCATCATTCTCTAATGTGTTGATACACAAATTGTTCGCCGTTTGTGTTTAATTTCTCCCTTATGGCCCCAGCATGCTAATTAACAGCAAACGAGCCAGAGCATCCGCTCCTTTCTCTTTTCCGACAACTTCCTCCTCTGCAGACATGTGAATGTATCTACAGTGTCAGAGTATATGTATCTGGTAGCTTCCCCTTTCTCTGCAGCGCATCCATTCGCACACCATGTCTGCGGCATTAAGAGTGGAGGTTGTGGTATGTCATGCCATCTTAATAATGACATTTATTTGTAACGTGTTAAGATACTAAATTGCCCCGTCCACATGCAACATGCGGCACATAACCATACCTGTGAGCGATCCATCTCCATTGGCATGTGAGTACGGAATACCTGGATAGAGGCGTATGAATATACTTATATTATGTTATATGCTCCAACGGATTGCGGTTTTTCTTTCCTGTCCTCACCTTGCGACGCAGTCTGGGCAATTTTCAACAATTTGCAGCCATTTTTGCCGAGCAACACCAACATTGGCCAGCAAAGCTATAACAATTTCCATGACTCGAGCTTATTACCTTTGGTATGCGTAATAACTTTAGTGCTGCACACGACTACACTGGCTAACAAAAGTTGTGGCCAATGTGAAATAGAAGGCTTTAAGGGGgatacaaaaatgttttatttcttaagtcttaaacttaaaaacaTGCTCAAATGAAATGCTGCAAACAGAATCTAAAAGATAAAAAAGAATCTGAAAGATATGCTTTCTACAAAATTGTTTGAGTTTGCAgatgtataaattgtaaaaCGACCTATTTGAAATATAgatataataacaaaaaactgTCTAACTTGTTGATCAGTGCAGGTTGAACCTGAACACCTCCTCCGATGCAGTTCAGCAATCATCTCCAGCTGCAGAGGTGCGTGTGAGCGAGTTCCTCCGATGGATCTTGGCAATTGTTATAATTTGCCacatattgaaattgaattgccTGGGCTTGCAACACCGCTGCATGTGGCAACTTTGCTAGTGTTAGTGGCAGTGGGTTTGCATGTGGCACTCAGTCACTCGCTCGCTCACCTTCACGGTAAATGCAGTTGCGCGCTTGACTAATTTCGCATTCATGCCTGCACTGGGTGCAAACAGCTTATTTGGCCCGGTGCGTTGATGTGTGGCTGCTCCCACAAGTTTCCGCTTCCACTGGGCCACTCGATTGGCTGTGGACGGCTGGCTGTTTGCCTCCTTCCCTCTGAAGGGATACACATTGCTAATTGGGCTAAAATCAACGACTGGATGTAAGTTTCTGCTGGGGTAAATCAACACACAGATCTAAAAACTTCTATATTGCAGTAACATAACCTTTCAGCAAGTAGAGAAGGCTGAGCTTTTAAAGAGGCTAAGCAAGTGTTTGATGTGAAAATCCTGACTTGGGTATAACCCTCAAATGGGAGCGATATAAATTTCGCTTATGACACCTCTCTTGACAACGGACAGGCGGTTAAATATGCATAGCAAGGTGTCAAGTCAACTcgactcaactcaactcaactccACTCGACTTGAGTTGGCGCGAGGCAAAACACGTTTTGCGACTAAGAGGcgcatttaaatacaaaatcagCAGTTTCGACGCTTCGgctttaaagtttaaacaaatCAGCTAACAGTAAATAACCTGTTGCGTTTGCGCCATTAATGTCGAACTTCATTATGTTGATATACGAGCGATGGCGCAGGCATTATAAGGTAAACTTTTGGGCCCAAAGAGCAGCACTCCTTGTGTTATCGCCAAAGTAATTTTACACCCGTAGGCAACAACTTCATTATCGCATAAGCTCCGATTACATGCGTGCCATGCGAGTTCCCAAAAAGTCTgtaaaaaatctttaaaacaaaaggaaaacacgGGGGAAACAAACAACAATGCAAACATAATCATTATCGAGATTACGGCCAAATTTATCGAGAGCCGCAGTCTCCAAGTGCTTAACGAGCCCAAAAGATGCCTTCATGGCTTGATTTTGTgcgtgcactgagaaaaaatcgACTTAATGGGGAGGCAATGCTTTCTTTGGTATCTAGAATCTGGCATTGGGGCAAAACATTAAACAGTCCAATGAATTTGCATGTTTCGTGGAATTAAAGTATATCAATTCTGTCTCTAGATATCGTGAGTATCCTGAGTATGTAACTAAGGAAGTGTCTTAAGGTTTATATTATAGAATTCGTTTGGTTATAATGGAAATAGTCCACCCTGATTTCGCTCTCTGTAGATATCTCTTCTTTCTGGAATCGGTTGGCTTAGCTTGTTTTGGGACGCGTCTTGTTTGCTCTCCTCGTTTGCCAGAGTTACCTGCGCTACCTGAGTTCCCCCAGCTGTTCTCGAACTTGGACTACGCTACTGGCGAAGCCGAGagtttatatgtatgtatgtacgtggGTCCCACTCCGCCGCCCTAATCACAAACTCAAGATTTGGGGGCGGGGGGATTGTGTTTGGGTTGCCGGCTTTGGGTTTTGGATaggtttgtttttttctgggCTGTGCCTACAAAACGCCTCGAGGCAGTCGCACTCGCCACACAACAAGCTGTTTTATGGCCAAATccaaagccaagccaaagccaaagccaacgATGAAGCCAAAGCTCGTTTGTGTATCTGGCTTTGTCCctaaacaaaaacccaaacaagACAACAACGGCGAGCGTAAagaatttgtataaataaaagcgTGTAGGGGGTAACAAGCGagtataataattaaaatgaaatcagaCGGACGGCCAGAAAAAACCCATAAGCTCCAAAgaggatggatggatggatgagGATGAATGGGGAGCAGCCAGCAGCTAAAGAAACACCTGAACTCCatttaaaatgctaaatttGTCAACTGAATGCGAACATTGTGGCCGATTTATTTGCATGTGAAAAGCAAATCGCGCCCACAAAGGAGCCAGCCACACAATAACACAATATGACAGAAATTCAAAGCAACTAGTTTTGGATACTTGCTCGCTAGGATTGCCGAACTTTTGTCATGCTAAGTGTGATATacataaatttgatttaaattagcATGCGCGTTTTATTTGCGGATTTTCCTTAATGAcatcaaatatatttttaaactgtAAATGCGTAAAAGTTACACTTATTGGGGAATTCATACAATTTTATTCGCAATTCCTTTCGATCTTATTCGGAATTATCACCGTATTTCACCCAAGTACCAAAACAATTCAAGTTGTGTCAACTCTAATGGCTTTCAAGATGACTTGACTGCTGGGTAATGAATTTGTAATGCATGGATGTCTTGCATATTTGCCTTCATCGGTGACAGAGCAATTAGTTAGCCGGCACTTTCCTTAAGACGGCATAAATctgaaattgatttataaatTACCGCCTGGCAAtcgcagcagccacaacagcgAGCTAAGGCAACAagtaaatggaaataaaatatcaatttgcAAGAGCTGAACATTGCTTCGATTGGTTAGTCGCTCCTTTCGCCAAAGATATGGAGATTCAGGAGGAGATGCAGATCCAGGAGAAGATGGAGATTCAGCATGAAGATGCTGGGGAGAAGGGGCCAATTGCAATGGTGATTTGTTTGCCGCGAGTTGGCCGTCCGCTTGGCAATTTACTTTTACAACACCCAGCACAGAATCGGGATAATTTATGCTGCAATTTATAACCAGCTCGGAAGCTCTGGCCaggctgctcctcctgctccgtGATGGCAGCATATTTCCATACATGGCCCAATACATGGCCCAGTCCATGGACCCCATGTGGCAATTAACCACAAGTAAATCTCGATGTCAGATGGGCGCTGTAGAAATTTCGATTCCAATTCACTTCAATCAGTGTGCACAAATACTTGGGCCGCGACTGGCAAGCTGGCAGGCAGGCAGctcaataattcaatataaatCAATTCCATCTGCCGTGCGGTGCTAATGGCCACAAGTGGAGTAGTCCCAATGGCAGTCGTCTCAATTGGCAGACTCGCTGCTGCTGTAGacatttttccctttttgttttttgcgctTTATTTTGTACATTTGCAATTCCAGGCCCTCGAACTTGTAGTTGCTTTATTTGTACATgtgtataaatttttattttgcacaaATGTTTGCTTCTGACAGCTTCACTTCCAGCTTCAGTTCCAACGGCGGGGCACGAAGGTGCAGGCTCCACTGTACTGGCGGTGGAAGTGTGTTCTCGAGGACGCCCGACTTGCTGGCTGGCAACTAATTGAATgtcaatttgtttgttgcctCGCTTCCAACTGCCAACAACCAgctgaatgtgaatgtgagtgcagatgtgaatgtggatgcTACTCATTTCGTATGCCTGTCACAAGACTTCATCTGCATTAACATATTGCCTTTTGCACAGCCAATATTGAACTTGCATTATAGGCCATGCAATCACGGCAGACGGTTATTTCCAATGgcttatttatgcatttatttaccCAACTTATTTATCGCCGTGACCAACTTACCCTAGCTTCGCCTTTTTAAATAGGCAAATATTTAGGCAGCCGGGTGGTTTTCCTCTATTTGCTATATTTGCCATGTGTCCATGTTATCTTTTGTTGCTATCTGGTTCTATAGCCTCCGGTGGAATTAGGAATTTAATTAGAGGAAACCACAACTTGGCTGAACAACTGGGattaatttgttattgaaAAAGGGGGTTGAGCATTTCAAAGCTACACaatggcataaaatatttaaatttttctaaGGATTACTGACTTAACGAAAACGAACAATAAAACTCAAGGGAATTCCCTTTGGCATAGATATGGTAAATGTTTGAAAAAAAGtacatgaaataaaataaaaggtaCCAATCTTAGGAATAATAgaataatgcaaatttataaaGCGGATTGGTCAAAGTTTTCCTGCTTTTAAAGCAGTTTTGGttattttgcctttttttatGTGCTGTTGATAAAATCAACCACAACGTTCAGTAATGAGATGTTCTGATAAGGTTGTGTAGCCCCTTATCGACAGctttgtttatatgtataagcatataaatatcatttaaagTAAACCCGGGCATAATGAATATAATAAGCCCGCGCTCAGCTGcctgcaaattaatttaaatcatCAAGCCGGCGCGcaagaatattaaatttacaattttccttcactttttttgctgtttgttgcttgttgcCCTGCTGTGCGAGAGTACATGGCCCACCTGCTCCTCTCCATGCTCCCCCATGCCGCTGCCCTGGATTCCCCCACTGGTGGGGGTTACCCCCAGTTGCCGGATCCGCCGGCAATGCAATTCATAGCCAGCGAGGCACACAGCCCCGCAATCTTGATGGGCAACACTTGAGTGCAGCAACTACAACTACTCTACTGCACAACTATGCTCGTGTACGGCGGACGAACGAGGCATATTGCCATAAAATTAACGGATCCTTGGTGGATGAGGCACTGCTCTGGTCCAGGGGACTGGCAGTGCCAGtggaggtggagaaggaggtggctgtggatgtggaaggGGCAGGGTTCGTGG is part of the Drosophila yakuba strain Tai18E2 chromosome 2R, Prin_Dyak_Tai18E2_2.1, whole genome shotgun sequence genome and encodes:
- the LOC26536141 gene encoding uncharacterized protein LOC26536141, coding for MFWALKLATCWVNYGRNILFAPMYLTSSYSPHSTEHMMAFLKLTTCRRKFKSVAVSIMALINKFLCRYSITTGVVVIGTSYVIMDLLRLFYHLTIFYFPGPIFRHWYFEDRSGDEVHDLITVTMMKNRIQVLLVLGIDLLTDIGLLMSVNSGVITIGIWLLKAIIFILVYLVVILSLVFAYSDHITLALVFIPILVMEIYFLLIVGLHLVNLREPRDTNEESPDETVV